In a genomic window of Drosophila takahashii strain IR98-3 E-12201 chromosome 3L, DtakHiC1v2, whole genome shotgun sequence:
- the LOC108067773 gene encoding serine protease 1-like, which produces MKFLIILALAVAASAFPESELHHRSREMPVVGSIEGRITGGSKASVGQFPYQVGLSLRVSALSSAWCGGSLIGNSWVLTAAHCTDGISSVTVYLGATVRTAAEVTATVSSSDIIIHSGWNSANLKNDISLIKIPSVAYTTNIQAVKLPSIASSYSTYTGDSAIASGWGRTSDTSNSVANELYYVALTVIANSVCANTYGSSIVTSSNICVATPNGQSTCNGDSGGPLVLSSSKVLIGATSFGASAGCQKGYPAAFTRVTSYVDWIKSNTGISY; this is translated from the exons ATGAAGTTCCTGATCATCCTTGCCCTGGCCGTGGCCGCCTCCGCTTTCCCGGAGTCGGAGCTCCACCACCGCAGCCGCGAGATGCCCGTGGTTGGCAGCATCGAGGGTCGCATCACCGGAGGAAGCAAAGCCTCCGTCGGCCAGTTCCCCTACCAGGTGGGACTTTCCCTGCGAGTGAGCGCTCTGTCCAGCGCCTGGTGCGGTGGCTCCCTGATCGGAAACTCCTGGGTCCTGACCGCTGCTCACTGTACCGATGG AATTTCGTCCGTGACCGTCTACCTGGGCGCCACCGTGCGTACCGCCGCCGAGGTTACCGCCACCGTCTCCAGCTCCGACATCATCATCCACTCCGGCTGGAACAGCGCCAACTTGAAGAACGACATCTCCCTGATCAAGATCCCCAGTGTCGCCTACACCACCAATATCCAGGCTGTCAAGCTCCCATCGATCGCCAGCTCTTACTCGACCTATACCGGTGATTCCGCTATCGCCTCCGGATGGGGCCGCACCAGTGATACGTCCAACTCGGTGGCCAACGAACTGTACTACGTCGCCTTGACTGTGATCGCCAACAGCGTGTGTGCCAACACCTACGGATCCTCGATCGTGACCTCCTCCAACATCTGCGTCGCCACCCCCAACGGTCAGTCCACCTGCAACGGTGACTCCGGCGGCCCTCTGGTTCTGTCCTCCTCCAAGGTTCTGATCGGTGCTACCTCCTTCGGTGCTTCTGCCGGTTGCCAGAAGGGCTACCCAGCTGCCTTCACCCGTGTGACCAGCTACGTGGACTGGATCAAGTCCAACACTGGCATCTCTTACTAG
- the LOC108067667 gene encoding brachyurin yields MSGSKAIKATAFGQRESKSKSKAYGLSNIIAETDKMALRMTPLLCLLLPILVVSAKTWLDSFEDTAEESPVDDETIMEKRFQLGYENWRLRCEKFEEELNQTSPVNTRIAGGELAARGMFPYQVGLVIQQSGGDLFKCGGSLITLQFVLTAAHCLIDAIGARIYTGATIFADSEDSAEVILVTHRDFFTHPDYLGFGGYNDLALIRLTRKVITSDRVQPIELAGEFMHQTFLEGQVVTLSGWGRLGDSPGSETRILQYLDAEVINQERCICYFLPGLVGQRHLCTDGQNGRGGCNGDSGGPLVYHWRNVSYLIGVTSFGSVEGCEVGAPTAYARITAYLPWIRQQTAMTN; encoded by the exons ATGAGTGGTTCGAAAGCAATTAAGGCGACTGCATTTGGCCAAAGGgagtccaagtccaagtcgAAGGCCTATGGCCTAAGCAACATAATCGCCGAAAC TGATAAGATGGCGCTACGAATGACGCCACTTCTCTGCCTACTTTTACCAATACTGGTAGTCTCAGCAAAAACTTGGCTGGATAGTTTTGAAGACACTGCAGAGGAGTCTCCTGTTGATGATGAAACAATTATGGAGAAACGTTTTCAACTGGGCTATGAAAACTGGCGTCTTCGCTGCGAGAAATTCGAAGAGGAGCTGAATCAAACCTCCCCAGTAAACACTCGAATTGCAGGTGGAGAACTGGCGGCACGTGGCATGTTTCCCTATCAAGTGGGTCTGGTGATTCAGCAGAGTGGTGGCGATCTCTTCAAGTGCGGTGGTTCCCTTATCACCCTTCAGTTTGTGTTGACCGCAGCTCACTGTTTAATCGATGCCATCGGGGCAAGAATTTACACAGGTGCCACAATATTCGCCGACTCTGAAGACTCCGCCGAAGTTATTTTGGTAACACATCGGGATTTCTTCACCCATCCGGATTACTTGGGCTTCGGGGGATACAATGACTTGGCTTTGATACGACTGACGAGAAAGGTCATCACCTCGGATCGAGTGCAACCCATAGAGCTGGCTGGAGAGTTTATGCATCAAACGTTTTTGGAAGGTCAAGTGGTGACCCTATCTGGCTGGGGAAGATTAGGAGACTCACCCGGCAGtgaaacgcgaattcttcagtacTTGGATGCGGAGGTGATCAATCAGGAACGCTGCATCTGCTATTTCCTGCCAGGATTGGTTGGCCAGCGTCACCTGTGCACCGATGGACAAAATGGACGAGGTGGCTGCAACGGCGACTCCGGTGGACCATTGGTTTACCACTGGCGCAACGTCAGCTACCTGATCGGGGTCACCTCGTTCGGCAGCGTCGAGGGCTGCGAGGTGGGGGCGCCCACTGCCTACGCCAGGATAACCGCATATTTGCCATGGATCCGACAACAAACGGCAATGACCAACTAA
- the LOC108067672 gene encoding serine protease 1-like, with product MKVLVVLVLALASASAGLLPKVAPVHPRDRVSTPSINGRITNGKDAVADQFPYQLGLAFSSSQGGWWCGGSLISTRWVLTAAHCTDGAASVTINFGATVRTSPKFTQTVASSNFIQHESYLSAIIRNDISLIKISDVSLSAAVNTIALPASSSSYTSLVGKTAVASGWGLVSDSATAVHKDLQYVDLPIIAKSVCEDTFGSLIVTNRILCVGTDNKSSTCQGDSGGPLVYDKTLIGATSFGSASGCEAGLPAAFTSVAYYVPWILANTDIKQ from the exons ATGAAGGTTCTCGTAGTTTTGGTTCTGGCTCtggcctccgcctccgccgGGCTCCTGCCCAAGGTCGCTCCTGTCCATCCTCGCGACAGGGTCTCGACCCCATCGATCAATGGTCGCATCACCAACGGCAAGGACGCCGTGGCCGACCAGTTCCCCTACCAGCTGGGACTCGCCTTCTCCAGCTCTCAGGGAGGTTGGTGGTGCGGTGGCTCCCTCATCAGCACTCGCTGGGTGTTGACTGCTGCTCACTGTACCGACGG AGCCGCTAGCGTAACCATCAACTTCGGTGCCACCGTTCGTACCAGCCCCAAGTTCACCCAAACCGTCGCCAGCTCGAACTTCATCCAGCACGAAAGCTACTTGTCTGCGATCATCCGCAACGATATCTCGCTGATCAAGATCTCCGACGTTTCCCTCTCTGCCGCTGTCAACACGATCGCCCTGCCCGCCAGCTCCTCTAGCTACACCTCCTTGGTTGGAAAGACAGCCGTTGCCTCCGGATGGGGCCTTGTTTCAGATTCTGCCACCGCCGTGCATAAGGATCTCCAGTATGTCGACCTCCCCATCATTGCGAAGTCCGTTTGCGAGGATACCTTTGGAAGCCTAATTGTCACTAATAGGATTCTTTGCGTTGGCACGGACAACAAGTCCTCCACTTGCCAGGGTGACTCAGGCGGCCCATTGGTGTATGACAAGACCCTCATCGGTGCCACCTCCTTTGGATCGGCTAGTGGTTGCGAAGCTGGCCTTCCCGCTGCATTCACCAGTGTTGCCTACTACGTGCCCTGGATCCTGGCCAACACCGATATTAAGCAgtaa
- the LOC108067679 gene encoding serine protease 1-like: MKVFVVVILAIATVSAGVLPQVDTPVHPRDLVDAPSIEGRITNGNKAASNQFPYQVGLAFKNSAGSWWCGGSIIANTWVLTAAHCTNGASSVTIYYGSTLRTSAKLKKKVSKSKFVQHASYKAATLQNDISLIKTPSVKFTAAINKITLPSIASSNSSFAGQTAIASGWGTTSDYDSSVTSYLQYAELQVISNAVCQQTYGSSIVTSGVICVASTNKRSTCQGDSGGPLALNGKLIGVTSFVSALGCEKNKPAGFTRVTSHLDWIKTKSAVFY, translated from the exons ATGAAGGTCTTTGTGGTTGTGATCCTAGCAATTGCAACCGTTTCTGCGGGTGTTTTGCCTCAGGTTGATACTCCAGTGCATCCTCGTGACCTTGTGGATGCTCCATCCATTGAAGGTCGCATTACCAACGGAAACAAGGCAGCTTCCAACCAGTTTCCCTACCAGGTGGGACTCGCTTTTAAGAACTCCGCTGGCAGTTGGTGGTGCGGTGGCTCAATCATAGCAAATACTTGGGTTCTAACTGCTGCCCATTGCACAAATGG TGCCTCTTCCGTGACCATTTACTATGGTTCTACACTTCGGACCAGTGCCAAATTGAAGAAAAAGGTTTCCAAATCAAAGTTTGTACAGCACGCCAGCTACAAAGCGGCAACTCTACAGAACGACATCTCCCTGATCAAAACGCCATCTGTTAAATTCACGGCTGCCATAAACAAGATCACCCTGCCCTCCATCGCAAGCAGCAACTCCTCTTTCGCCGGACAGACTGCCATAGCCTCCGGATGGGGCACGACCTCAGATTATGATAGTTCGGTCACCTCCTACTTGCAATATGCCGAACTCCAGGTCATCAGTAATGCCGTGTGCCAACAGACCTATGGGTCCTCGATCGTCACTAGTGGAGTCATCTGTGTGGCTTCCACGAACAAGAGATCAACCTGCCAGGGCGATTCTGGAGGTCCTTTGGCCCTGAATGGTAAACTGATTGGAGTCACCTCATTCGTATCCGCTTTGGGATGCGAGAAAAATAAGCCAGCTGGCTTTACTCGCGTCACCAGTCACTTGGATTGGATCAAGACCAAGTCCGCAGTGTTTTATTAG
- the LOC108067666 gene encoding serine protease 1-like: MKVFAVLVLAIASASAGLLPQIAPVHPRDRTTVPSITGRITNGNNAVADQFPYQVGLSFVGSEGSWWCGGSIIDNSWILTAAHCTSGASSVTIYYGATVRTSPQFTHTVSSSNWIQHANYISLTVRNDISLIKTPSVTFSAAVNKIALPAIASSYSTYVGQTAVASGWGLTSDEATAVARDLQFTDLTVIENSVCQKAFSSLIVTSRVICVATPKGTSTCQGDSGGPLALDGTLIGITSFGSPDGCEVGEPAAFTRVTSYLDWIKTNSGVSA, encoded by the exons ATGAAGGTCTTCGCAGTCTTGGTTTTGGCCATCGCCTCCGCCTCCGCTGGGCTCCTGCCCCAGATCGCTCCTGTGCATCCTCGTGACAGGACCACAGTGCCCTCCATTACCGGTCGCATCACCAACGGAAACAACGCCGTGGCGGATCAGTTCCCCTACCAGGTGGGACTGAGCTTCGTCGGATCGGAGGGCAGCTGGTGGTGCGGTGGATCGATCATCGACAACTCCTGGATTCTGACTGCTGCCCACTGCACCAGCGG TGCCTCCTCCGTGACCATCTACTATGGAGCTACCGTTCGCACCAGCCCGCAGTTCACCCACACCGTTTCCAGCTCCAACTGGATCCAGCATGCCAACTACATCTCTCTGACCGTCCGCAACGACATCTCCCTGATCAAGACCCCGTCCGTAACCTTCTCGGCTGCCGTCAACAAGATCGCCCTGCCCGCCATCGCCAGTAGCTACTCCACTTACGTTGGCCAGACCGCCGTTGCCTCTGGATGGGGTCTTACCTCCGATGAGGCCACCGCCGTGGCCAGGGACCTCCAGTTCACCGACCTGACTGTCATCGAGAACTCCGTGTGCCAGAAGGCCTTTAGCAGTCTGATCGTCACCAGCAGGGTGATCTGCGTGGCCACCCCCAAGGGAACTTCCACTTGCCAGGGAGACTCCGGTGGCCCCCTGGCTCTGGATGGCACCCTCATCGGCATCACCTCCTTTGGATCGCCCGATGGTTGCGAGGTTGGCGAGCCAGCCGCCTTCACCCGCGTGACCAGCTACTTGGACTGGATCAAGACCAACTCCGGAGTTTCGGCTTAG
- the LOC138912876 gene encoding serine protease 1-like, producing MKVFLVLALAVASISAGILPQDTPMHPRDIVAAPSINGRITNGKNAAENQFPYQVGLSFTGSSGSWWCGGSIIANTWVLTAAHCTEGASSVTVYYGSTVRTSPKLTHTVSSSNFEQHANFDSDTLNNDISLIKTPSVTFSASINRISLPAIASSYSTYSGQTAVASGWGRTSDTSTSVAKNLQYADLKVIANSVCQQSYGSKVVTSGVICVSSVNEVSTCKGDSGGPLALDSRLIGVTSFVSSKGCEKNAPAGFTRVTSYLDWIKSKSGVSA from the exons ATGAAGGTTTTTCTTGTCCTCGCCCTGGCTGTTGCCTCCATTTCTGCTGGGATCCTGCCTCAGGACACTCCTATGCATCCTCGTGATATTGTGGCAGCTCCCTCTATCAATGGACGGATTACAAACGGAAAGAACGCAGCGGAGAATCAGTTTCCCTACCAGGTGGGACTCAGTTTCACCGGATCTTCCGGCAGTTGGTGGTGCGGCGGTTCCATTATCGCTAATACTTGGGTTCTAACTGCTGCCCACTGCACCGAGGG TGCCTCCTCCGTAACCGTTTATTATGGTTCCACCGTTCGCACCAGTCCCAAGCTGACCCACACCGTTTCCAGTTCCAACTTCGAGCAGCACGCCAATTTCGACTCGGACACCCTGAACAATGATATTTCCCTAATCAAGACCCCATCGGTAACTTTTTCGGCGTCCATCAATAGGATTTCCCTGCCCGCCATCGCCAGTAGCTACTCGACTTATTCCGGACAAACGGCAGTCGCCTCCGGATGGGGCAGGACCTCCGATACCTCCACTTCCGTGGCCAAGAACCTGCAGTATGCCGATCTGAAGGTTATTGCCAACTCAGTGTGCCAACAATCCTATGGAAGCAAAGTGGTCACCAGCGGAGTCATCTGCGTTTCCTCGGTGAACGAGGTCTCCACCTGCAAGGGCGATTCCGGCGGTCCTTTGGCTTTGGACAGCCGGCTGATTGGCGTGACCTCCTTCGTTTCTTCCAAGGGATGCGAGAAAAATGCCCCAGCTGGTTTCACCCGCGTTACCAGTTACCTGGATTGGATCAAGTCCAAGTCAGGGGTTTCCGCTTAG
- the LOC108067665 gene encoding serine protease 1-like — protein MKVFAVLVLAIASASAGLLPQIAPVHPRDRTTVPSITGRITNGNNAVADQFPYQVGLSFVGSEGSWWCGGSIIDNSWVLTAAHCTSGASSVTIYYGATVRTSPQFTHTVSSSNWIQHANYISLTVRNDISLIKTPSVTFSAAVNKIALPAIASSYSTYVGQTAVASGWGLTSDEATAVARDLQFTDLTVIENSVCQKAFSSLIVTSRVICVATPKGTSTCQGDSGGPLALDGTLIGITSFGSPDGCEVGEPAAFTRVTSYLDWIKTNSGVSA, from the exons ATGAAGGTATTCGCAGTCTTGGTTTTGGCCATCGCCTCCGCCTCCGCTGGGCTCCTGCCCCAGATCGCTCCTGTGCATCCTCGTGACAGGACCACAGTGCCCTCCATTACCGGTCGCATCACCAACGGAAACAACGCCGTGGCGGATCAGTTCCCCTACCAGGTGGGACTGAGCTTCGTCGGATCGGAGGGCAGCTGGTGGTGCGGTGGATCCATCATCGACAACTCCTGGGTTCTGACTGCTGCCCACTGCACCAGCGG TGCCTCCTCCGTGACCATCTACTATGGAGCTACCGTTCGCACCAGCCCGCAGTTCACCCACACCGTTTCCAGCTCCAACTGGATCCAGCATGCCAACTACATCTCTCTGACCGTCCGCAACGACATCTCCCTGATCAAGACCCCGTCCGTAACCTTCTCGGCTGCCGTCAACAAGATCGCCCTGCCCGCCATCGCCAGTAGCTACTCCACTTACGTTGGCCAGACCGCCGTTGCCTCTGGATGGGGTCTTACCTCCGATGAGGCCACCGCCGTGGCCAGGGACCTCCAGTTCACCGACCTGACTGTCATCGAGAACTCCGTGTGCCAGAAGGCCTTTAGCAGCCTGATCGTCACCAGCAGGGTCATCTGCGTGGCCACCCCCAAGGGCACTTCCACTTGCCAGGGAGACTCCGGTGGCCCATTGGCTCTGGATGGCACCCTTATCGGAATCACCTCTTTTGGGTCGCCCGATGGTTGCGAGGTTGGCGAGCCAGCCGCCTTCACCCGCGTGACCAGCTACTTGGACTGGATCAAGACCAACTCCGGAGTTTCGGCTTAG
- the LOC108067686 gene encoding serine protease 1-like: MKVFVVLVLALASVSAGLLPQALPVRPRDRISTPSITGRVTNGKDAVPDQFPYQVGLSFSGSEGSWWCGGSIIDNSWVLTAAHCTSGASTVTIYYGATVRTSPQFTQTVASSNWIQHASYVSLTLRNDISLIKTPSVIFSTSVNKIALPAIASSYSTYAGQVAVASGWGLTSDTSSSVARDLQYADLTVITNAVCQQTYGSVVVTSRVICVDGVNRTSICSGDSGGPLALDNVLIGVTSFGSIDGCEIGAPAGFTRVTSYLDWIKTNSGVSA, encoded by the exons ATGAAGGTTTTTGTAGTTTTGGTTCTGGCTCTGGCCTCCGTGTCCGCTGGACTCCTGCCTCAGGCTTTGCCTGTGCGTCCTCGTGACAGGATCTCGACGCCATCTATCACTGGTCGCGTTACCAATGGCAAGGACGCCGTGCCTGACCAGTTTCCCTACCAGGTGGGACTCAGCTTCAGCGGATCAGAGGGCAGTTGGTGGTGCGGTGGCTCCATTATCGACAACTCCTGGGTCCTGACTGCTGCCCACTGCACCAGCGG AGCCTCCACCGTGACCATCTACTATGGAGCTACCGTCCGCACTAGCCCCCAGTTCACCCAGACCGTCGCCAGCTCCAACTGGATCCAGCATGCCAGCTACGTCTCGCTCACTCTGCGCAACGACATCTCCCTGATCAAGACCCCGTCCGTGATCTTCTCGACCTCGGTCAACAAGATCGCCCTGCCCGCCATCGCCAGCAGCTACTCCACCTACGCCGGTCAAGTGGCCGTCGCCTCCGGCTGGGGCCTGACCTCCGATACCTCCTCTTCAGTGGCCCGGGATCTGCAGTACGCCGATCTCACCGTCATCACCAACGCCGTGTGCCAGCAGACCTACGGCAGTGTGGTGGTCACCAGCCGAGTTATCTGCGTCGATGGTGTTAACCGCACCTCCATCTGCAGCGGGGATTCCGGCGGCCCATTGGCCCTGGACAATGTGCTGATCGGTGTCACCTCATTCGGATCCATCGATGGCTGCGAGATCGGAGCCCCAGCTGGATTCACTCGTGTCACCAGCTACTTGGACTGGATTAAGACCAACTCGGGTGTTAGTGCCTAA
- the LOC108067664 gene encoding serine protease 1-like, whose protein sequence is MKVFIVLVLALASVSAGLLPQELPVHPRDRMTKPSISGRITNGKDAVEDQFPYQVGLSFLGLKGSWWCGGSIIDNSWVLTAAHCTSGATYVTIYYGATVRTSPQFTQTVSSSNWIQHADYYSKTVRNDISLIKTSAVTFSSSVNKIALPAIASSYSTYVGQTAVASGWGMTADTETSVTKNLQFADLTVIANSVCQKTFGSLVVTSKVICVATPNAISTCQGDSGGPLALDGTLIGITSFGAEDGCEIGAPAAFTRVTSYLDWIQTNSGISA, encoded by the exons ATGAAGGTCTTCATCGTTTTGGTTCTGGCTCTGGCCTCCGTGTCCGCTGGTCTCCTGCCTCAGGAACTGCCAGTGCATCCTCGTGATAGGATGACAAAGCCATCCATCAGTGGTCGCATTACCAATGGAAAGGATGCAGTGGAGGATCAGTTCCCCTACCAGGTGGGACTCAGCTTCCTCGGTTTGAAGGGCAGCTGGTGGTGTGGTGGCTCCATCATCGACAACTCCTGGGTTCTGACCGCTGCCCACTGCACCAGCGG TGCCACCTATGTGACCATCTACTATGGAGCTACCGTGCGCACTAGCCCCCAGTTCACCCAGACAGTCTCCAGCTCCAACTGGATCCAGCATGCCGACTATTATTCGAAGACTGTGCGCAACGACATTTCCCTGATCAAGACTTCAGCCGTGACCTTTTCGTCCTCCGTCAACAAGATCGCCCTGCCCGCCATCGCCAGTAGTTACTCCACCTACGTTGGACAGACCGCCGTTGCTTCCGGTTGGGGAATGACCGCGGATACCGAGACCTCTGTTACCAAGAACTTGCAGTTCGCTGATCTGACTGTTATTGCCAACTCTGTTTGTCAGAAGACCTTTGGAAGCTTGGTGGTCACCAGCAAGGTTATTTGCGTCGCCACCCCGAATGCCATTTCCACCTGCCAGGGAGACTCCGGCGGTCCTTTGGCTCTGGATGGTACCCTGATTGGTATTACTTCCTTTGGAGCTGAGGACGGTTGCGAGATTGGCGCCCCAGCTGCCTTCACTCGCGTGACCAGCTACTTGGATTGGATCCAGACCAACTCTGGCATTTCCGCTTAG